A part of Paenibacillus sp. IHBB 10380 genomic DNA contains:
- the flgC gene encoding flagellar basal body rod protein FlgC, which yields MTLSSSFGISASALTAQRVRMDVVSSNIANAQTTRASVVDGKAVPYRRKMVVLTPNQTDFSSMLQSQMNGKETVGNGVRVKSIEEDSAPLKPVFNPTHPDADADGYVLMPNVDITKEMVDMISASRSYEANVTALNASKSMIMKALEIGR from the coding sequence ATGACTTTGAGCAGTAGTTTTGGAATTAGTGCTTCAGCGCTAACTGCGCAACGTGTTCGGATGGATGTCGTATCATCCAATATTGCAAATGCCCAGACGACTAGAGCAAGTGTCGTAGATGGGAAAGCGGTACCTTATCGTCGAAAGATGGTTGTTCTTACGCCTAATCAAACTGATTTCTCAAGTATGCTACAGTCACAAATGAATGGTAAAGAAACAGTAGGTAATGGTGTTAGAGTTAAGTCGATTGAGGAAGATAGCGCACCCTTAAAACCAGTATTTAATCCAACACATCCTGATGCTGATGCTGACGGTTATGTATTAATGCCTAACGTTGACATTACTAAAGAGATGGTGGATATGATTTCTGCATCACGATCATACGAAGCGAATGTGACGGCACTAAATGCATCTAAGTCTATGATTATGAAAGCTTTAGAAATTGGTCGCTAG
- the hslU gene encoding ATP-dependent protease ATPase subunit HslU — MDNQSLTPRQIVSELDKYIVGQKQAKKSVAVALRNRYRRNLLPEDSRDEIVPKNILMIGPTGVGKTEIARRLAKLVNAPFIKVEATKFTEVGYVGRDVESMVRDLVETAIRMVKMERSEKVQERAVEMANDRIVQILVPSFAGSKTQKNPFEMLFGGNNNEQNPPEEKEPDTGVKERRRQVKFNLLSGKLEDDIIEIDVEDTHSSMMDMFSSQGNEQMGMNMQEMFGNLLPRKTKKRKLSIKEAREVLIQEEATKLIDMDDVITESIHRAEQSGIIFIDELDKVASQGKGTGPDVSREGVQRDILPIVEGSTVMTKYGPVKTDYVLFIAAGAFHIAKPSDLIPELQGRFPIRVELNSLTLEDFVSILTEPQNALTKQYVNLLRTEDIELEFEPEAIRVIAQMAATVNQNTENIGARRLHTILEKLLEDLSFEAPELTLERMTITPEYVKEKLADIAQDRDLSQYIL, encoded by the coding sequence ATGGATAATCAATCGTTGACGCCCAGACAGATCGTAAGTGAACTAGATAAATATATTGTTGGACAGAAACAAGCTAAGAAGTCGGTGGCTGTAGCTCTTCGTAATCGTTATCGACGTAATCTGCTTCCTGAGGATTCGCGGGATGAGATTGTGCCTAAGAACATTCTGATGATCGGTCCTACGGGGGTAGGGAAGACTGAAATTGCAAGACGTCTCGCCAAGTTGGTCAATGCGCCATTTATCAAAGTTGAAGCAACCAAATTTACTGAGGTTGGATATGTGGGACGCGATGTTGAATCGATGGTAAGAGATTTGGTAGAGACAGCGATTCGGATGGTCAAGATGGAGCGCAGTGAAAAGGTACAGGAGCGCGCTGTGGAGATGGCGAATGATCGAATCGTACAAATACTGGTACCTTCTTTCGCAGGCTCTAAAACGCAGAAGAATCCATTTGAGATGCTCTTTGGAGGTAACAATAATGAACAGAACCCTCCTGAAGAGAAAGAACCTGATACTGGGGTGAAAGAGCGTCGTAGACAAGTGAAGTTTAATCTTTTGTCTGGTAAATTAGAAGATGATATCATTGAAATAGATGTCGAAGATACTCATTCCTCCATGATGGATATGTTCTCAAGTCAAGGGAATGAGCAAATGGGCATGAACATGCAAGAAATGTTCGGTAATCTTTTGCCTCGTAAGACGAAAAAGCGTAAATTAAGTATCAAAGAAGCTCGTGAGGTTCTCATTCAAGAGGAAGCTACGAAGTTGATTGATATGGACGATGTGATTACGGAATCTATTCATAGAGCAGAACAATCTGGGATTATATTTATTGATGAACTTGATAAAGTAGCGAGCCAGGGTAAAGGTACGGGTCCGGATGTCTCACGAGAAGGTGTTCAGCGTGACATTCTTCCGATTGTAGAAGGATCTACGGTCATGACGAAGTATGGGCCTGTGAAGACAGACTATGTACTATTTATAGCGGCAGGTGCCTTTCATATTGCCAAACCATCGGATTTAATTCCTGAACTTCAAGGAAGATTTCCTATTCGTGTGGAGCTAAACAGTCTAACTCTGGAAGATTTTGTGTCTATATTAACTGAGCCGCAGAATGCTTTGACGAAACAATATGTTAATCTGCTTAGGACGGAAGATATTGAACTTGAATTCGAACCAGAAGCTATTCGTGTGATCGCACAAATGGCTGCGACAGTGAATCAGAATACGGAGAATATTGGTGCACGTAGACTTCATACGATCCTTGAGAAATTATTAGAGGATTTGTCTTTTGAAGCACCGGAATTGACATTAGAACGTATGACTATTACCCCAGAATACGTAAAAGAGAAATTAGCGGATATTGCACAGGATCGAGACCTGAGTCAGTATATTTTATAA
- the fliE gene encoding flagellar hook-basal body complex protein FliE: protein MIQNTMFNTQVIKPLQLDTKTAQVSSSPSESLQNFGDYLKDAINQVSEQEKSASNMTEKLMLGEVNVDQAMITAEQALLSLQFTTQVRNKAIEAYQEIMRTQI from the coding sequence ATGATACAAAACACGATGTTCAACACCCAAGTGATTAAACCATTACAGCTTGATACTAAAACGGCTCAGGTATCTTCGTCACCTTCAGAATCATTACAGAATTTCGGTGATTACTTGAAGGATGCGATTAATCAAGTGTCAGAACAAGAAAAAAGTGCTAGTAATATGACTGAAAAGTTGATGCTAGGTGAAGTCAATGTTGATCAAGCTATGATCACCGCTGAACAGGCTTTGCTAAGTTTACAGTTTACGACACAGGTTCGAAACAAGGCGATTGAAGCCTATCAAGAAATTATGCGAACACAAATATAA
- a CDS encoding FliH/SctL family protein, with product MSNLIKNSQYVPIEVLKELDLARQYITSEAEPQEEIEEEVEPTVIQVDVETERLKREMLQDAQEFAERQIRESSDEAERVLSAAKETIEQWWVERREQDEHLIEALKSEGFEQGYNEGRVKAEEELRLKVEVMMDEAQSVLEEAYQTKNQIIQEAEPFLVELSTSIAEKVIDKQLTLESDYMIDLIRRSLSRKREQGVITLCVSPSHYSFVEAAREELSLAVDSQAELKIIPDATVKDRGCVIRSSFGSVDARIDTQLTEIKKELVRIALDNEERGNQDEGA from the coding sequence TTGTCTAATTTGATCAAGAATTCCCAATATGTGCCTATAGAAGTGCTAAAGGAATTAGATCTAGCCAGACAGTATATTACGTCAGAAGCTGAGCCTCAAGAAGAAATAGAAGAGGAAGTCGAGCCGACAGTTATACAGGTAGATGTTGAGACAGAACGATTGAAGCGAGAGATGCTTCAAGATGCACAGGAATTTGCAGAACGACAAATTCGTGAGTCATCAGATGAAGCGGAACGAGTATTATCTGCAGCTAAAGAAACCATTGAACAATGGTGGGTAGAGCGCAGAGAACAAGACGAGCATCTAATTGAAGCTCTTAAGTCAGAGGGGTTCGAGCAGGGCTATAACGAAGGCCGAGTTAAGGCTGAGGAAGAGCTTCGTTTAAAAGTGGAAGTAATGATGGACGAGGCTCAGAGTGTGCTTGAAGAGGCTTATCAGACCAAGAATCAAATCATTCAAGAAGCTGAACCTTTTTTGGTAGAGCTAAGTACATCCATCGCTGAGAAAGTGATTGATAAACAATTGACGCTCGAATCTGATTATATGATTGATCTAATCAGGAGAAGTTTATCACGCAAGAGGGAGCAAGGCGTCATTACGTTATGTGTGTCACCTTCTCACTATTCTTTTGTAGAAGCAGCGAGAGAAGAACTCAGTCTGGCTGTTGATTCTCAGGCTGAACTTAAAATTATACCTGATGCTACAGTGAAGGATCGCGGATGCGTTATCAGATCTTCCTTTGGTAGTGTAGATGCTCGAATTGATACTCAGCTTACTGAAATTAAAAAAGAACTTGTCCGTATAGCACTTGATAATGAGGAGCGAGGTAATCAGGATGAAGGTGCTTGA
- the fliG gene encoding flagellar motor switch protein FliG, whose protein sequence is MAKSTNQGLSGRQKAALLLITLGPEVSAQIFKHLRDEEIEQLTLEIANVRQVDIEEKEMILAEFHQICLAQEYISQGGINYAKEILEKALGPQKALEVINRLTANLQVRPFDFARKADPNQILNFIQNENSQTIALVLSYLQFDQSSAILSSLPQEKQADVARRIAVMDSTSPEVLYQVERVLEQKLSSTVTQDFTNAGGIESIVQILNGVDRGTERTILDALEIQDPELAEEIKKRMFVFEDIVNVDDRSIQRIIRDIENADLQLALKVASEEVRDVVFRNMSKRMSESFKEEMEYMGPVRLRDVEEAQTRIVGTIRRLEEAGEIIIARGGGDDIIV, encoded by the coding sequence TTGGCAAAATCAACTAATCAGGGGTTGAGCGGTCGTCAGAAGGCTGCCTTACTGCTCATCACCTTGGGACCAGAAGTATCTGCTCAAATTTTTAAACATTTACGTGATGAGGAAATTGAACAATTAACACTCGAAATTGCTAACGTACGTCAAGTGGATATTGAAGAAAAGGAAATGATTCTTGCAGAGTTTCATCAAATTTGTCTCGCTCAAGAATATATCTCTCAAGGTGGTATCAATTACGCTAAAGAGATTCTCGAGAAAGCTCTGGGTCCTCAAAAAGCGCTTGAAGTCATTAATCGCTTAACGGCAAATCTTCAAGTTAGACCCTTTGACTTTGCTCGTAAAGCAGATCCTAATCAGATTTTAAACTTTATTCAGAACGAAAATTCGCAGACGATTGCGTTGGTGTTATCTTATCTACAATTCGATCAATCTTCTGCTATTCTTTCTTCGTTACCTCAGGAAAAACAGGCTGATGTTGCACGTAGAATTGCTGTTATGGACAGTACATCACCTGAAGTCCTGTACCAAGTTGAACGAGTATTGGAACAAAAGTTATCGTCAACGGTAACGCAAGATTTCACCAATGCAGGCGGGATTGAATCCATTGTTCAAATACTAAATGGTGTAGACCGAGGTACTGAACGGACCATTCTCGATGCTCTGGAAATTCAAGATCCTGAATTGGCAGAAGAAATTAAGAAACGTATGTTTGTATTTGAAGATATTGTTAATGTGGATGATCGTTCCATACAACGAATTATTCGTGATATTGAGAACGCAGATCTACAGCTTGCGCTTAAAGTGGCTAGCGAAGAAGTCCGTGATGTCGTATTCCGGAATATGTCGAAACGTATGTCAGAATCGTTCAAGGAAGAAATGGAGTATATGGGTCCTGTGAGGCTGCGTGATGTTGAGGAAGCTCAGACACGTATTGTAGGCACGATTCGTAGACTGGAAGAAGCCGGTGAGATCATTATTGCTCGCGGTGGGGGAGATGATATTATTGTCTAA
- the fliF gene encoding flagellar basal-body MS-ring/collar protein FliF, translated as MNERMSQYRDKIVQYWGKFSRIQKTLFISTIALIIVTAVILTMVFSKTEYEVAFTDLNSTDAAGIMASLDGSGTPYKLSSDGKSISVPSTESSRVKVDIGSKGIVENGSIGYKIFEESSSAIGMTDSEFNVKYNNALNGEVEQLLKRMNGIQDAKVLINLPEESVFASTDEQNKASTSVVLKFKPTYSPSQEAIDGYYNLVKTAIPNLPIENITISDDETELLSTTKGGQGGLTTAVEANFALQKRFENDVRVNVKKFLSKFMGPDKVDVLVVSKLNFDKVQSNEKLVTPVDVENMKGIEISVQEISKNYTGTGSPDSGVAGTGDQEVPTYPSTSSTGTTSSEELSKTVNSEVNRITRDIISSPYTVKDLTINVAVEPPTGQTTLDQATQDAIENILVNIVRASIADSGVTYTDDDLAKKVSVFSQTFGGNVAETTGVRLSPAVLWGIGIGAIALLALGGYLIYRRRKNKEELEEDVPLQVPTEFPSITMESMTNESQVRKQLETLAKKKPDEFVNLLRTWLADE; from the coding sequence GTGAATGAAAGAATGAGCCAATATAGGGATAAGATTGTCCAATATTGGGGTAAATTTAGTAGAATTCAAAAGACATTATTTATATCAACAATAGCTTTAATTATAGTGACAGCAGTTATTCTAACGATGGTGTTCTCTAAGACAGAGTATGAGGTTGCATTTACGGATCTGAACTCTACAGATGCAGCAGGGATTATGGCTTCACTAGATGGAAGTGGTACTCCTTACAAGTTGAGTTCGGATGGAAAAAGCATCTCAGTACCTAGCACTGAATCATCTCGTGTTAAGGTAGATATTGGTTCAAAAGGTATCGTAGAAAATGGTTCTATTGGTTATAAGATTTTTGAAGAAAGTTCTTCGGCCATTGGTATGACAGATAGTGAATTCAATGTGAAGTACAACAACGCATTGAATGGTGAAGTTGAGCAATTATTGAAACGTATGAATGGCATACAAGATGCAAAGGTCCTGATTAATCTGCCGGAAGAAAGTGTTTTCGCTAGTACGGACGAACAAAATAAAGCATCAACATCTGTTGTTTTGAAATTCAAACCTACGTATAGCCCTAGTCAAGAAGCAATAGATGGTTATTATAATCTCGTAAAAACAGCGATTCCTAATCTACCCATAGAGAATATTACAATTTCAGATGATGAAACTGAACTGCTCTCAACAACTAAGGGTGGACAAGGTGGATTGACAACTGCAGTAGAAGCGAACTTTGCTCTTCAGAAGAGATTCGAGAATGATGTTCGTGTGAATGTAAAGAAATTTCTATCCAAGTTCATGGGGCCGGACAAAGTAGATGTACTAGTCGTCTCCAAGCTTAACTTCGATAAAGTACAAAGTAATGAGAAACTGGTCACTCCAGTCGATGTTGAGAACATGAAGGGAATCGAGATCAGTGTTCAAGAAATATCGAAGAACTACACGGGAACAGGCAGTCCTGATAGCGGTGTGGCTGGCACAGGAGATCAGGAGGTTCCAACATATCCAAGTACTTCAAGTACGGGGACCACAAGTTCTGAAGAATTATCCAAAACGGTAAACTCTGAAGTGAACAGAATCACTAGAGATATTATATCTAGTCCTTACACTGTTAAAGATTTAACCATTAATGTGGCAGTTGAACCACCTACGGGTCAAACAACTTTGGACCAAGCAACCCAAGATGCTATTGAGAACATTTTAGTGAATATTGTTAGAGCATCCATTGCCGATTCGGGTGTTACATATACAGACGATGATTTAGCTAAAAAAGTTTCGGTCTTCTCACAAACTTTTGGTGGCAATGTTGCAGAAACGACTGGAGTAAGGCTCTCACCAGCTGTACTGTGGGGGATTGGTATTGGTGCTATAGCACTCTTAGCGCTTGGTGGATACCTAATTTATCGACGTCGTAAAAATAAAGAAGAGCTCGAAGAAGATGTCCCTCTTCAAGTTCCTACAGAATTCCCTTCCATTACTATGGAAAGTATGACCAACGAAAGTCAAGTGCGTAAACAGCTCGAAACATTGGCGAAAAAGAAACCGGATGAATTCGTCAACTTGCTGCGGACATGGCTGGCTGATGAATAG
- the flgB gene encoding flagellar basal body rod protein FlgB, producing the protein MNLLNGTSFQKLEGAIQAANKRQQVISNNIANVDTPYFKRSEVSFESLLQQTMDGGMPALKGNRTDERHFVIGPTSSVPLPVVSEDTSTAMNNNLNNVDIEHEMSLLADNQLRYNAYITQVNEKIKMMRTAVEGR; encoded by the coding sequence TTGAATTTGTTGAATGGAACAAGTTTCCAAAAATTAGAAGGTGCCATTCAAGCGGCAAATAAAAGACAACAGGTCATTTCTAATAACATTGCTAATGTAGATACACCTTATTTTAAACGTTCAGAAGTGTCCTTTGAGAGTCTGCTTCAGCAAACAATGGATGGTGGTATGCCAGCACTCAAAGGAAATAGGACCGACGAACGCCATTTTGTTATTGGGCCAACGTCATCGGTCCCTTTGCCAGTTGTAAGTGAGGATACATCTACGGCTATGAATAATAATTTAAATAACGTAGATATTGAGCATGAAATGTCCCTCTTGGCTGATAATCAGCTTCGTTATAATGCCTACATTACACAAGTGAATGAAAAAATTAAAATGATGCGCACAGCTGTTGAGGGGAGATAA